From a single Candidatus Microthrix subdominans genomic region:
- a CDS encoding CopG family transcriptional regulator: MAVVSIRFTDEPLHGRLKDRARRSRTSVSSLAERLIDEGLRTEAHPAVIFRDGPAGRRPVMVGGPDLIDVVGAIVGGDVPTDERRERAAKMLGVTVGLVDAAMAYYAEFTDEVDQLITELANEAEASETAWRRQQELLGR; this comes from the coding sequence ATGGCGGTCGTTTCCATTCGCTTCACCGATGAGCCGTTGCACGGCAGGCTGAAGGACCGAGCCCGGCGTTCCCGCACCTCGGTGTCGTCCCTGGCGGAACGCCTGATCGATGAGGGCCTCCGCACCGAGGCACATCCGGCGGTCATCTTTCGTGATGGCCCGGCCGGTCGACGCCCGGTGATGGTCGGTGGACCTGACCTGATCGATGTCGTTGGCGCCATTGTTGGGGGCGATGTTCCAACCGATGAGCGTCGTGAGCGGGCGGCGAAGATGCTCGGCGTGACCGTGGGGCTCGTGGATGCAGCGATGGCCTACTACGCCGAGTTCACCGACGAGGTTGACCAGCTCATAACCGAGCTGGCCAATGAAGCCGAGGCATCGGAAACGGCGTGGCGCCGGCAACAGGAACTCCTTGGCCGGTGA
- a CDS encoding type II toxin-antitoxin system PemK/MazF family toxin, whose amino-acid sequence MFWADLGPPSGRRPVCVLTRDAALGSLTAITCAPITRTIRGIRSEVEVGPAHGLPEPSVIACDALVSVPLSLFDSKPVGRLDVATRAELDAALRYALDILY is encoded by the coding sequence GTGTTCTGGGCCGACCTGGGCCCGCCGTCGGGTCGACGTCCCGTGTGCGTGCTCACTCGAGATGCTGCGCTCGGCAGCCTGACGGCAATCACGTGTGCGCCGATCACCCGGACGATCCGAGGAATTCGGAGCGAGGTGGAGGTCGGTCCCGCCCATGGGCTCCCCGAGCCCAGCGTCATCGCCTGTGATGCCTTGGTATCGGTGCCGTTGTCGTTGTTCGACTCGAAACCGGTTGGACGCCTGGACGTTGCCACACGAGCGGAGCTGGACGCCGCACTGCGCTACGCCCTCGACATCCTGTACTGA
- a CDS encoding flavin monoamine oxidase family protein, which translates to MRDSGDRVIVVGAGLAGLSAARRLVTQGFEVTVLEARDRVGGRTEGAVTADGTSIELGGQWVGPTQDRMYELIAELGLETFPTYNEGQTLVRLGGKTMRMAPKRGAVPKLNPFVLADLAQGMARFNRAAKTVSLDEPWMSKEAKLLDGQTFETWIRSHLHTPTGREYFRVACEAVFSTESADLSALHALFYAHSGTDLDTLLGVDRGAQQDRVVGGTIRIAETMAAQLGDRVRLNTPVRRIVHDGDGVRVETTSGEVLAGRRVIVTLPPTLAGRLEYSPALPSWRDQLTQRLPAGSVVKLYCVYPEPFWRADGLNGQAASDEGPVKVTFDNTPPSGTPGILVGFMEANDGRTWVRRPHAERRQAAIDCFVRYFGSQAADPVEYLERDWMAEEYSRGCYGAHFTPGVWTAFGHALREPVGRIHWAGAECSPVWNGYMEGAVRSGESTADQIARLL; encoded by the coding sequence ATGCGGGATTCTGGAGACAGGGTGATCGTCGTTGGGGCCGGGCTGGCGGGGCTCAGCGCCGCCCGCCGCCTGGTGACCCAGGGGTTCGAGGTCACCGTGCTCGAAGCTCGAGACCGGGTGGGCGGGCGCACCGAGGGCGCAGTCACCGCCGACGGCACGTCGATCGAGCTGGGCGGGCAGTGGGTCGGCCCCACCCAGGACCGCATGTACGAGTTGATCGCCGAGCTGGGCCTGGAGACGTTCCCCACCTACAACGAGGGTCAGACGCTGGTTCGGTTGGGCGGCAAAACCATGCGCATGGCACCCAAACGGGGGGCGGTTCCCAAGCTCAACCCGTTCGTGCTGGCTGACCTGGCCCAGGGCATGGCCCGCTTCAACCGGGCGGCCAAGACGGTGTCCCTCGACGAACCGTGGATGTCCAAGGAGGCGAAGCTGCTCGACGGCCAGACGTTCGAGACCTGGATCCGCAGCCACCTGCACACCCCCACCGGACGGGAGTACTTCCGGGTGGCCTGCGAGGCGGTGTTCTCCACCGAGTCGGCCGACCTGTCGGCGCTGCACGCCCTGTTCTATGCCCACTCGGGCACCGACCTCGACACGCTGCTCGGGGTGGATCGGGGCGCCCAACAGGACCGCGTGGTCGGCGGGACGATCCGGATCGCCGAGACGATGGCCGCCCAGCTGGGCGACCGGGTGCGGCTGAACACCCCCGTGCGTCGGATCGTGCACGACGGCGACGGCGTTCGGGTCGAGACCACCTCGGGCGAGGTGCTCGCGGGACGCCGGGTGATCGTCACCTTGCCGCCGACGTTGGCCGGCCGTCTCGAGTACTCGCCGGCGTTGCCGTCGTGGCGGGATCAGCTCACCCAACGGCTGCCGGCCGGCTCGGTCGTCAAGCTGTACTGCGTCTACCCGGAGCCGTTCTGGCGGGCCGACGGCCTCAACGGGCAGGCCGCGTCCGACGAGGGGCCGGTCAAGGTCACCTTCGACAACACGCCGCCCTCGGGGACGCCGGGCATCCTCGTCGGGTTCATGGAAGCCAACGACGGACGGACATGGGTGCGGCGCCCGCACGCCGAGCGTCGCCAGGCGGCCATCGACTGTTTCGTCCGCTATTTCGGCTCCCAGGCCGCCGATCCTGTCGAGTACCTCGAGCGGGACTGGATGGCCGAGGAGTACAGCCGTGGCTGCTACGGCGCCCACTTCACGCCCGGCGTGTGGACCGCGTTCGGCCACGCGCTGCGGGAGCCGGTCGGCCGAATCCACTGGGCGGGCGCCGAGTGCTCACCGGTGTGGAACGGCTACATGGAGGGGGCCGTCCGCTCGGGCGAGTCAACCGCCGACCAGATCGCACGCCTGTTGTAG
- a CDS encoding Rieske (2Fe-2S) protein: MSNEPQPEDGPGGASASGGQPGDPLWRDEFPLTSEGEDYVARRDFTRYLIAASGVFAAGAVGAGTWATMQRANTGEPRPIIKEADIPEDGEYLFKYPGDDDPAILVKLPNGDLRAFTQKCTHLGCVVYYKPEEATLYCPCHHGFFDPDSGAATAGPPDRPLAAIDVEVRGDTVWALGIET, encoded by the coding sequence GTGAGCAACGAACCTCAACCGGAGGATGGCCCGGGGGGCGCGAGCGCCTCCGGCGGTCAGCCAGGCGACCCACTGTGGCGGGATGAGTTTCCGCTGACCAGCGAGGGTGAGGACTACGTCGCACGTCGCGACTTCACCCGCTACCTGATCGCCGCCTCCGGCGTGTTCGCTGCCGGCGCGGTCGGGGCGGGCACTTGGGCGACCATGCAGCGGGCCAATACCGGTGAGCCGCGGCCGATCATCAAGGAAGCAGACATCCCCGAGGATGGCGAGTACCTGTTCAAGTACCCGGGCGACGACGATCCGGCGATCCTGGTGAAACTCCCCAACGGTGATCTGCGGGCCTTCACCCAGAAGTGCACCCACCTGGGATGCGTCGTCTACTACAAGCCCGAAGAGGCGACGCTGTACTGCCCTTGTCACCACGGCTTCTTCGATCCCGACTCGGGCGCAGCCACCGCCGGACCACCCGATCGGCCGTTGGCGGCGATCGACGTCGAGGTGCGGGGCGACACGGTGTGGGCGTTGGGGATCGAAACATGA
- a CDS encoding HPP family protein, translating to MASKSPRSGPIGGDISAIVEGFGTRFRIPVLVSRHSQTSVMGLFALVNGVLSIALMSMAAVVTGQAFIFPSLGPTAFLLFYTPTLPAACPRNTIFGHAIGVAAGYLALVIFGLTEAAPALATEVTWPRVGAAAVSLGLTSGFMVWFKVPHPPAGATTLIVSLGILKTPAQLTVLMIAVVLMVGQGMVINRLAGIDYPSWAPRRPA from the coding sequence CTGGCGTCGAAATCGCCGCGCTCGGGGCCGATCGGTGGCGACATCTCCGCCATCGTCGAGGGCTTCGGCACCCGGTTCCGCATCCCGGTGCTGGTCAGCCGCCACTCGCAGACGTCGGTGATGGGCCTGTTCGCCCTGGTCAACGGGGTGCTGTCGATCGCGCTGATGTCGATGGCCGCCGTCGTCACCGGGCAGGCGTTCATCTTCCCGTCGCTCGGGCCAACTGCGTTTCTTCTTTTCTATACGCCGACCCTTCCAGCAGCGTGCCCTCGCAACACGATCTTCGGCCACGCCATCGGCGTCGCCGCCGGGTACCTGGCGCTGGTCATCTTCGGGCTGACCGAGGCCGCACCGGCCCTGGCCACCGAGGTCACCTGGCCACGGGTCGGTGCGGCGGCAGTGTCGCTCGGCCTCACCAGCGGGTTCATGGTGTGGTTCAAGGTGCCCCATCCCCCCGCCGGAGCCACGACGCTGATCGTGTCGCTCGGCATCCTGAAGACGCCCGCCCAGCTGACGGTGTTGATGATCGCCGTCGTGTTGATGGTGGGCCAGGGCATGGTGATCAACCGCCTGGCCGGCATCGACTACCCGTCCTGGGCGCCCAGGCGTCCCGCCTGA
- a CDS encoding molybdopterin oxidoreductase family protein, with protein sequence MATKPVTDEELIEKYGPHLNQAPPGGWNAGLKVEKEVETHCCFCGQQCGIKLKVANNEVVGFEPWYDFPFNEGKLCPKGVKRYLQGSHPDRLLDPLERDPSSPGGFRTITWDEALDRTVAEIRRIQDTYGRDSFAMLSGVSLTNEKSYLIGKFARLALQTANLDYNGRLCMVSAGAGNKKALGMDRASNPWSDIPLADVVFVAGANVAECAPITTSYIWRARDRGAKLIVADPRVTPLARTADVFLGIKPGTDSALMGSILHVLIANDWIDHNYVDAHTVGFAESAAAVADYTPEWAAGICGVPADRIVEAARLWGTSATGMLLHARGIEHHSKGVENVLSCINLGLATGKYGKPGCGVTTITGQGNGQGGREQGHKCDQLPGNRDVENPEHRAYVASVWGCDVDEIPGKGITAPEIIEAIHEGEIKGLLSICFNPVVSLPDSNYTKAALEKLEYYGNIDFFLSETAQYADIVFPGSLHEEDEGTVTTVEGRTVKINAATDPPGNAWRDWEVFTELAKRLGRGQYFDYSNTEEMFEEMKVASHGGTADYNGMTWERIVDEKGIFWPCPEEGHPGTPRLYEGGQFAHPDGKARFHPITYRPPAEVVDDEYPVWLTTGRVISQYLSGTQTRRIKPLVEQYPEPLCEMHPRLAAKVGVADGDLVRVSSRRGEMVAPARVVESIRPDTVFLPYHWAGKKSANQLTIRSLDPISKIPEYKVCAVKVEKAEGHVEIRDRRVHTLQEKARR encoded by the coding sequence GTGGCAACCAAGCCCGTCACCGACGAAGAACTGATCGAAAAGTACGGCCCCCACCTCAACCAGGCGCCTCCCGGTGGCTGGAATGCCGGGTTGAAGGTCGAGAAAGAGGTCGAGACCCACTGCTGCTTTTGCGGCCAGCAGTGCGGCATCAAGTTGAAGGTGGCCAACAACGAGGTCGTGGGCTTCGAGCCCTGGTACGACTTCCCGTTCAACGAGGGCAAGCTGTGCCCCAAGGGCGTGAAGCGCTACCTGCAGGGCAGTCACCCCGACCGGCTGCTCGACCCGCTGGAGCGCGACCCGTCGTCGCCCGGTGGGTTCCGCACCATCACCTGGGACGAGGCGCTCGACCGCACGGTCGCCGAGATCCGCCGCATCCAGGACACCTACGGCAGGGACAGCTTTGCCATGCTGTCCGGTGTATCGCTCACCAACGAGAAGTCGTACCTGATCGGCAAGTTCGCCCGCCTGGCGCTGCAGACCGCCAACCTGGACTACAACGGACGCCTGTGCATGGTGTCGGCCGGGGCCGGCAACAAGAAGGCCCTCGGCATGGATCGGGCGTCCAACCCGTGGAGTGACATCCCGCTGGCCGACGTCGTGTTCGTCGCCGGTGCCAACGTCGCCGAGTGCGCGCCGATCACCACCAGCTACATCTGGCGTGCCCGCGACCGGGGTGCCAAGCTGATCGTCGCCGACCCTCGGGTCACCCCGCTGGCCCGCACGGCCGACGTGTTTCTCGGGATCAAGCCGGGCACCGACTCGGCGCTGATGGGTTCGATCCTGCACGTGCTGATCGCCAACGACTGGATCGACCACAACTACGTCGACGCTCACACGGTCGGCTTCGCCGAGTCGGCGGCCGCGGTCGCCGACTACACCCCGGAGTGGGCGGCCGGGATATGCGGCGTGCCCGCCGACCGCATTGTCGAGGCGGCCCGTCTGTGGGGCACGTCGGCCACCGGCATGCTGCTGCACGCCCGCGGTATCGAACACCACTCCAAGGGTGTCGAGAACGTGCTCAGCTGCATCAACCTGGGCCTGGCCACCGGCAAGTACGGCAAGCCGGGTTGCGGGGTCACCACGATCACCGGCCAGGGCAACGGCCAGGGCGGGCGCGAGCAGGGTCACAAGTGCGACCAACTGCCCGGCAACCGCGACGTCGAAAACCCCGAGCACCGCGCCTACGTGGCGTCGGTGTGGGGCTGCGACGTCGACGAGATCCCCGGCAAGGGCATCACCGCCCCCGAGATCATCGAGGCGATCCACGAGGGCGAGATCAAGGGTCTGTTGTCGATCTGCTTCAACCCGGTCGTGTCGCTGCCCGACTCCAACTACACCAAGGCGGCGCTCGAGAAGCTCGAGTACTACGGCAACATCGACTTCTTCCTGTCCGAGACCGCCCAGTACGCCGACATCGTGTTTCCCGGCTCGCTGCACGAGGAGGACGAGGGCACGGTCACCACGGTCGAGGGCCGTACGGTGAAGATCAACGCGGCAACCGATCCGCCCGGCAACGCCTGGCGAGACTGGGAGGTTTTCACCGAGCTGGCCAAGCGGCTCGGTCGGGGCCAGTACTTCGACTATTCGAACACCGAAGAGATGTTCGAGGAGATGAAGGTGGCCTCCCACGGAGGCACCGCCGACTACAACGGCATGACCTGGGAGCGCATCGTCGACGAAAAGGGCATCTTCTGGCCCTGCCCCGAGGAGGGTCACCCAGGCACGCCACGGCTCTACGAGGGCGGACAATTCGCGCACCCCGACGGCAAGGCTCGCTTTCATCCGATCACCTACCGTCCACCCGCCGAAGTGGTCGATGACGAGTACCCGGTGTGGTTGACCACCGGCCGGGTGATCTCCCAGTACCTGTCGGGCACCCAGACCCGTCGCATCAAGCCGCTGGTGGAGCAGTACCCCGAGCCGCTGTGCGAGATGCATCCCAGGTTGGCCGCCAAAGTGGGCGTCGCCGACGGCGACCTGGTGCGGGTCAGCTCGCGCCGGGGCGAGATGGTTGCGCCGGCCCGAGTGGTCGAGTCCATCCGTCCCGACACGGTGTTCCTCCCGTATCACTGGGCCGGCAAGAAGTCGGCCAACCAGCTGACCATCCGGTCGCTCGACCCGATCTCCAAGATCCCCGAGTACAAGGTGTGCGCGGTAAAGGTGGAGAAGGCCGAGGGCCACGTCGAGATCCGGGACCGTCGGGTCCATACCCTCCAGGAGAAGGCACGCAGATGA
- a CDS encoding DUF5615 family PIN-like protein has product MRLLIDEMHHVAVAGALRADGFDAISVAERPDLRGTSDSDLFELAASTHGVIVTENIRDFAPLAARWVAEGRLFVGLVLTSPQRFNRAAVAYPGDLLAALRSWLTAAPPAGEGWTWWL; this is encoded by the coding sequence GTGAGGTTGCTGATCGACGAGATGCACCACGTGGCTGTCGCCGGTGCGCTGCGGGCTGATGGGTTTGATGCGATCTCCGTGGCGGAACGTCCCGATCTTCGAGGTACCTCTGACTCGGACCTGTTCGAGTTGGCGGCATCGACGCACGGGGTGATCGTCACCGAGAACATCCGCGACTTCGCCCCGCTGGCAGCCCGTTGGGTCGCGGAGGGTCGACTGTTTGTTGGCCTCGTACTCACCAGCCCGCAGCGCTTCAATCGGGCGGCGGTTGCCTATCCGGGAGATCTGCTGGCAGCCCTTCGATCCTGGCTCACGGCTGCACCTCCCGCTGGGGAGGGCTGGACATGGTGGCTCTGA
- a CDS encoding 4Fe-4S binding protein encodes MTSLISDKMFVIDQSRCIGCESCVQACEECGTHRGQSLIHLEYLDRGANTQTAPMVCMHCEDPTCAEVCPADAIKQNEDGVVQSALKPRCIGCSNCVVACPFGVPKYFALPDQMMKCDMCYDRTSVGLAPMCASVCPSEALWYGTPAEFEETRTGELMFEFQFGRQLVPTQVATVVRDPNQGPVDVMGGQPTAGWQDDPFALEGE; translated from the coding sequence ATGACCTCGTTGATCTCCGACAAGATGTTCGTCATCGACCAGAGCCGTTGCATCGGCTGCGAGTCGTGTGTTCAGGCGTGCGAGGAGTGCGGCACCCACCGGGGGCAGTCACTGATCCACCTCGAGTACCTCGACCGGGGCGCCAACACCCAGACCGCCCCGATGGTGTGCATGCACTGCGAGGACCCCACCTGCGCCGAGGTGTGCCCCGCCGATGCCATCAAGCAGAACGAGGACGGCGTGGTGCAATCGGCGCTGAAGCCTCGCTGCATCGGCTGCTCGAACTGCGTTGTCGCCTGCCCGTTCGGGGTGCCCAAGTACTTCGCGCTGCCCGACCAGATGATGAAGTGCGACATGTGTTACGACCGCACCTCGGTGGGCCTGGCCCCGATGTGTGCCTCGGTGTGTCCCAGCGAGGCGCTGTGGTACGGCACTCCGGCCGAGTTCGAAGAGACCCGCACCGGCGAGCTGATGTTCGAGTTCCAGTTCGGCCGCCAACTGGTCCCGACCCAGGTGGCGACCGTCGTTCGCGACCCCAACCAGGGCCCGGTCGACGTGATGGGCGGACAACCGACGGCCGGATGGCAGGACGACCCGTTTGCATTGGAGGGTGAGTGA